The genomic DNA TCGCTCGGACGCGAAGCCCCGCCGTCAGGCATGTTCTCGACCGCGGCGATAACGCCGAGGACCGGAACGCTCGGTTTGAGCAGAGCGATCGCACGCATTGCGCCGATGACGGTCGCTCCGCCGGACATGTCGTACTTCATCGCGTCCATATTCTCGCCCGGTTTGAGCGAGATGCCGCCGGTGTCGAACGTGATGCCCTTGCCGACGAGAGCGAGCATTTCGCCTTTCTTGGCGGTGCTCTTAACAGGTGTGTAGCGAAGCACGATCATCTTCGCCGGTTGGGACGATCCGAGCGTCACGCTCATCAGCGAGCCCATGCCCATTTTGGTCATCTTGGCTTCGTCGAGGATCTCGCATTTGAGTCCGACCTCTTTTGCCATTGCCTGAGCTCGTTTTGCCATTTCGGCCGGCGGCAGAACGTTGGCAGGCTCGTTGGCGAGGTCGCGGGTCAGATTCATCGATTCGCCGAGCGCCTGGCCGCGGGCAATGCCGTTCTTCAGATCGGCAGGCTTTGCGTCGTCAACACAGACGACAAGGCTGTCGACCGTTTTGCTCTGCTTGTCTTTGGTCTTGTATTTATCGAGGTCGAACTGGCTGGTGATAAATCCGCACACAGCCTGCTGAGCCACATCGGCAGCCGAGGCTTCGCTGCGGGCCAGGAGCGCAAAACTCTTGATGTTGCGTGATCGCAGATATCGCGTCGCCGTTCCCGCGACGACACCGACTGAGGACGTTTTGTAATCTGCCTTGTCACCGACGCCGATCAGCAAAACGCGGCTCGCCTTGACCTTGCCGCTAGGAGCAAACCGAAGCAAAGCGGTCTGTCCGGAATCGCCCTTGAACTCCTCCGAC from Acidobacteriota bacterium includes the following:
- a CDS encoding leucyl aminopeptidase; translation: MKFTGISGNFTEASADALAVTVFKGEKAASGILHDLDKLTGGLVSSVMKSEEFKGDSGQTALLRFAPSGKVKASRVLLIGVGDKADYKTSSVGVVAGTATRYLRSRNIKSFALLARSEASAADVAQQAVCGFITSQFDLDKYKTKDKQSKTVDSLVVCVDDAKPADLKNGIARGQALGESMNLTRDLANEPANVLPPAEMAKRAQAMAKEVGLKCEILDEAKMTKMGMGSLMSVTLGSSQPAKMIVLRYTPVKSTAKKGEMLALVGKGITFDTGGISLKPGENMDAMKYDMSGGATVIGAMRAIALLKPSVPVLGVIAAVENMPDGGASRPSDVVTAMNGKTVEILNTDAEGRLVLADAVAYAEKQGATSIIDMATLTGAVIIALGDQNTGLMGNDQGLMDEIIACGKENGEGFWQLPVSAEYSKQIKSDIADIKNIGPRGKAGTIMGAVFIQEFIDKAKWAHLDIAGTAWLDSGKPHTSKGPTGVAIRTLISLVEKSQ